CATAAGGGATATAAGTGACCTTATCAAGGCGGAGAACGGCCGCAAACAGACCCTTGAAAAGCTCAGGTGCACTATAGAGGGGACCATAAAGGCCATGGCCATGACATCAGAAATGCGTGACGCTTATACCGCAGGGCACCAGCAGAGGGTGGATAAGCTCGCGTGCGCTATAGCCGAGGAAATGGCCCTCCCGGAGAACGACGTGGACGCGGTAAAAATGGCCGCCCTGATACACGATATAGGGAAGATACATATTCCCGCGGAAATATTAAGTAAGCCCGGAAGGGTGAGTAGTATAGAATTTAATATAATTAAGTCGCACGCTCAGGTCGGATATGATATACTTAAAACGGTTGATTTTCCATGGCCGATCGCCCAGATAGTCCTTCAGCACCATGAAAGGCTTGATGGGTCAGGATATCCGTCCGGGCTTACCGCGAAGGATATAATTTTAGGAGCTAAAATAATAGCGGTGGCGGATGTGGTGGAAGCCATGTCGTCACACAGGCCATACCGGCCGGCCCTGGGCATAGATGTGGCCCTGGATGAGATCAACATGAACCGGGGCGTGCTTTACGCGTCAGAAGTAGTGGACGCGTGCGTTAAGGTGTTCCGGGAACGAAATTTCACGTTCGAGGACTAAGGAAAAATATTTCGCTGATCTCATTCGTTTATGAGCATTCGTTACAAACTTCTCATCATAATAATCGCGATCATACTGATCGTATCAGGCCTTATCGGCTATTCGTCAAGCCGTCTAATGGAGAGATACCTTCTGGACCAGTTCAACGCCAGGCTCCAGGTAGCCACTGAGGAGTTCTCCGACAAGATAAGGACTTTCCTGAACCTGCGCAAAGAGATAGTGATACGCATATCGAAGAACAAGACGGCCAGTCTCTTTCTTTTTGAACCAAAAGTCATCGAAAAACTCCAGATGCAGGACCTTCTTGTGACCTTTGCCTACGTTTTCCATGAGATATCCATAATCAATGTTTCCGGAAGAGAAGTCGTTAAGGTCAGCGACGGATGGTTGTCTTCGGATCATGCCAATGTCTCAGAGAAAGGATTCTTCAACGAGGCCAGGGACAAAGGATTTTCCGAAAATATGAGGTATTCGCCGACCCCGGAGGGAACGGGAGGTGTGAGCCCGGAGATCGGCAGCAGGACCATACTTTACGCGGCGCGTGTACTTGACCCGTTCGATGAGTTCGCCGGCATGGTTTGCGGCCAGATATCCTACAGCATGCTCCAGGAGGCCCTGGGAGAGCTGGAAGTGGGTGAGGACCTGCAGGCCTACATCATCGATAACAAGGGGTACTATATTTCTCATCCTGATCCGGCGATGATCGGAAAGGCCGCGATAAAGGATGACGACCTGGCTAGGGTACAGAAAGCCATAGAACCCCCGAAGGACGATGAGAACGGGAATTTGGCCACGGCAGGCGACAAGGAACTTGAAGTGATGCTGATAAAACTGAGCGGAGAGACCAATTTCGTGACGGCGGCCCCTATTAACGAGGAAGGCTGGATAGTGCTTTCAGCGATATCTTGGAGCGAGTTCAGGACCAGGCTTGAACGGTTCAATACACTTATACTTTTTCTTACGCTGCTGGTCATTCTCATCGGTATACCTATCGCGCTTTTGACCGCGAGCGGCATAGCCAACCCGATACAAAAACTTGTCCAGGTCACGGATCTCATGGCAAAGGGGGACTTCTCGAAGAAGGTGGATATATCATCAAG
The sequence above is drawn from the Candidatus Omnitrophota bacterium genome and encodes:
- a CDS encoding ATP-binding protein, which gives rise to MSIRYKLLIIIIAIILIVSGLIGYSSSRLMERYLLDQFNARLQVATEEFSDKIRTFLNLRKEIVIRISKNKTASLFLFEPKVIEKLQMQDLLVTFAYVFHEISIINVSGREVVKVSDGWLSSDHANVSEKGFFNEARDKGFSENMRYSPTPEGTGGVSPEIGSRTILYAARVLDPFDEFAGMVCGQISYSMLQEALGELEVGEDLQAYIIDNKGYYISHPDPAMIGKAAIKDDDLARVQKAIEPPKDDENGNLATAGDKELEVMLIKLSGETNFVTAAPINEEGWIVLSAISWSEFRTRLERFNTLILFLTLLVILIGIPIALLTASGIANPIQKLVQVTDLMAKGDFSKKVDISSRDEVGTLATSFNIMSTELYHTIKLREQAQKRAVELRQMAEEASKSKSQFLANMSHEIRTPMNAVIGFSELLKNTELTSMQNDYVDTIMDSGGVLLTLISDILDISKIEAGEVQLEHIDFDLEHLVDSTFKIISSRARDKNIKLFYNFQPGMPTRYKGDPTRIRQILLNLLSNAVKFTDEGNISADIKLKDGAVAVSPNGRTAGDVDVGEHAEIFISVNDTGIGIPKERQDDIFNSFTQADSSTTRKYGGTGLGLAISKALVEKMGGKIWIESEAGKGSSFMFTITLRRSASVASEDIVPVELEYLKGKKVFIVDDSKDVQRILEDFC